The proteins below come from a single Mucilaginibacter mali genomic window:
- a CDS encoding alpha-amylase family protein, which produces MKRIFTLALVAAMFGAIHLKAQDNSLKKAIQDLVVAVCQQGSQKLSPEQKTQMADWLKVNGEAIADVHPSEFKGEGPTMTDPKAAYSWRDVRFAESKDALYVFVMDVPQGDMKIKELCTRIGGRIIGTVKLLGSDERMSWEMEERELNLEKPHVLPKDGVTVFKITWTEYYKERPVDPSIKILKP; this is translated from the coding sequence ATGAAACGCATTTTTACTTTAGCGCTTGTTGCCGCGATGTTTGGCGCAATCCATTTGAAGGCGCAGGATAACAGTCTTAAAAAAGCGATACAGGACCTGGTCGTTGCTGTATGCCAGCAAGGAAGCCAGAAGCTATCGCCCGAACAAAAAACGCAAATGGCCGATTGGCTGAAGGTAAACGGCGAGGCTATTGCCGATGTGCATCCATCCGAATTTAAAGGAGAAGGCCCGACCATGACCGACCCGAAAGCCGCCTATAGCTGGCGCGATGTGCGTTTTGCCGAATCGAAAGACGCGCTATATGTGTTTGTGATGGATGTGCCCCAGGGCGATATGAAGATAAAGGAATTATGTACCCGCATTGGCGGGCGAATCATCGGAACGGTGAAGCTGTTAGGTTCGGACGAGCGTATGTCGTGGGAAATGGAGGAGCGGGAGCTTAACCTGGAGAAGCCGCATGTGCTGCCAAAGGATGGGGTAACGGTATTTAAGATCACCTGGACCGAATACTATAAGGAGCGCCCGGTTGACCCCTCCATTAAAATTTTGAAGCCGTAA
- a CDS encoding rhamnogalacturonan lyase, translating into MKLKYTLLTALIILTANALMAQRMMEKLSRGIVAVRKSTDTAFVSWRMLGTEPDAIAFNLYRSADGQAPVKLNAQPITDGTNFNDTKADLSKTNTYTVKAVLNGKEQEAGKPFVLAANSPVQQYLNIHLRTPQGYQPNDVSVGDLDGDGDYELIVHMTGRGRDTPSNGVTDPPIFQAYKLDGTFLWEINLGKNIREGAHYTQFMVADLDGDGIAEFACKTADGTTDAKGKVVGDASKNWVNDRGKIGDGPEYFSVFSGKTGEVLATTDYIPSRYPTGGWGGWGGNAGNDDNLNRVDRFLACVAYLDGKLPSVVMCRGYYGRTVLAAWDFRGGKLTSRWVFDSKDGKNIFSGQGYHNLSVADVDDDGKDEIIYGSMVIDDNGKGLYSTMLRHGDALHVGDLDPDLPGLEVFGIHENETNKTGAGAALYSAKTGKIIWEGSMGEDIGRGVAENIDPTSRGAEVWWSGSGGLRNIKGDIIGPMPPSTNFLIWWEGDLTRDLLDGNHIDRYRKGRVFTAEGCTSNNGSKSTPALSADIFGDWREELILRTTDNQNLRIYTTTIPTKHRFYTLMHDPQYRNSIAWQNVAYNQPPHVGFYIGEDMKPAPKPNITTRK; encoded by the coding sequence ATGAAATTAAAATATACCTTATTAACAGCCCTGATAATATTAACCGCCAACGCCCTGATGGCTCAGCGCATGATGGAAAAACTATCGCGCGGCATCGTCGCCGTACGCAAAAGTACCGATACAGCTTTTGTAAGCTGGCGCATGCTGGGTACCGAACCTGATGCTATAGCCTTTAACCTGTACCGCAGCGCCGATGGGCAAGCGCCGGTAAAGCTGAACGCGCAGCCCATTACCGACGGCACCAATTTTAACGACACCAAAGCCGATCTTTCTAAAACCAATACCTACACCGTAAAGGCGGTGTTGAACGGCAAGGAGCAGGAGGCAGGTAAGCCCTTTGTATTGGCGGCCAACTCGCCGGTGCAGCAATACCTTAATATCCATTTGCGTACGCCGCAGGGTTACCAGCCTAATGATGTTTCGGTGGGCGATTTGGATGGTGATGGCGATTATGAGTTGATCGTCCACATGACTGGCCGTGGCAGGGATACCCCGTCAAACGGTGTTACCGATCCGCCGATATTCCAGGCTTATAAGCTGGACGGCACCTTTTTATGGGAGATAAATTTGGGTAAGAACATTCGCGAGGGTGCGCATTATACGCAATTTATGGTAGCCGATCTGGATGGTGACGGCATAGCCGAGTTTGCCTGCAAAACCGCCGATGGTACTACTGATGCTAAAGGAAAAGTGGTTGGCGATGCCAGTAAAAACTGGGTGAACGATCGTGGCAAAATTGGCGATGGCCCCGAGTATTTCTCGGTGTTCAGTGGCAAGACCGGCGAAGTGCTGGCCACCACCGATTATATCCCAAGCCGTTACCCTACCGGTGGCTGGGGCGGTTGGGGTGGCAATGCCGGTAACGATGATAACCTGAACCGGGTTGACCGATTTTTGGCCTGTGTAGCTTATTTAGATGGCAAACTACCAAGCGTAGTAATGTGCCGGGGATATTACGGTCGCACCGTGTTGGCCGCCTGGGATTTTCGTGGTGGGAAGCTGACCTCGCGCTGGGTGTTTGATAGCAAGGATGGCAAGAATATCTTCTCGGGCCAGGGTTATCATAATTTAAGCGTAGCCGATGTGGACGATGACGGTAAAGACGAGATCATTTACGGATCGATGGTAATAGATGACAACGGCAAAGGCCTTTACTCAACCATGCTGCGCCATGGCGATGCCCTGCACGTTGGCGATCTTGACCCTGATCTGCCCGGACTGGAAGTATTTGGCATCCACGAGAATGAGACGAATAAGACCGGTGCAGGAGCGGCCTTGTACAGTGCAAAGACCGGTAAAATTATTTGGGAGGGATCGATGGGTGAGGATATCGGGCGAGGCGTAGCAGAGAATATAGATCCAACCAGTCGCGGTGCTGAAGTTTGGTGGAGCGGGTCGGGCGGTTTGCGCAATATTAAGGGCGATATCATTGGCCCTATGCCGCCGTCAACCAATTTCCTGATCTGGTGGGAGGGCGATCTTACCCGCGACCTGCTGGACGGTAACCATATCGATCGTTACCGCAAAGGCCGGGTTTTCACCGCCGAGGGCTGTACCTCAAACAACGGTTCCAAATCTACCCCGGCCCTTAGCGCCGATATATTTGGCGACTGGCGCGAGGAACTGATCCTGCGTACTACCGATAACCAAAACCTGCGGATCTACACCACTACCATCCCAACCAAACACCGCTTTTATACACTGATGCACGATCCGCAATACCGAAACTCTATCGCCTGGCAAAATGTGGCCTATAACCAGCCACCGCACGTGGGCTTTTATATTGGCGAGGACATGAAACCGGCGCCGAAACCTAATATTACGACGAGGAAGTAA
- the thiL gene encoding thiamine-phosphate kinase, which produces MFDNKETTGINHLGEFGLIDHLTKNIELKQPGTLKGIGDDAAVLDFTGKKTLISTDMLLEGIHFDLAYTPFKHLGYKAIQVNLSDVYAMNATPSQVTVSIGVSSKFPLEAIEELYQGIYVACEKYNVDLVGGDTSASKQGLIISVTVLGYADEADIVYRNTAQEGDLICVSGDLGGAYTGLQLLEREKLVYLENPNIQPDLEGKDYIVERQLKPEARKDIVELLKAWSVTPTAMIDVSDGLASEVLHICTQSNKGCNLYEEKIPIDPMTYETAREFNLDPTICALSGGEDYELLFTIKQADYDKLKNHPDISIIGHITEASAGRNLITKAGAVHELKAQGWNAFKNSQG; this is translated from the coding sequence ATGTTTGATAATAAAGAAACAACAGGGATAAACCATTTGGGCGAGTTTGGCCTGATAGATCACCTGACCAAAAATATAGAACTAAAACAGCCTGGCACCTTAAAAGGTATTGGCGATGATGCCGCCGTGTTGGATTTTACCGGCAAAAAAACATTGATTTCTACCGATATGCTGTTAGAGGGTATTCACTTCGATCTGGCCTACACCCCCTTCAAGCACTTAGGCTATAAAGCCATCCAGGTAAACCTGAGCGATGTTTACGCCATGAATGCCACACCGTCGCAGGTAACGGTATCCATAGGTGTATCCAGCAAATTCCCGCTGGAAGCCATTGAAGAATTGTACCAGGGTATTTATGTAGCCTGCGAAAAATACAATGTTGATTTGGTGGGCGGTGATACCTCGGCATCGAAGCAGGGCCTCATTATTAGCGTAACCGTTTTAGGTTATGCCGATGAAGCGGACATTGTTTACCGCAACACCGCGCAGGAAGGCGACCTGATCTGCGTATCCGGCGATCTTGGTGGCGCTTATACCGGTCTGCAACTATTGGAGCGCGAAAAGCTGGTTTATTTGGAAAACCCAAACATTCAACCCGATCTGGAAGGCAAGGATTATATTGTGGAGCGCCAGCTGAAACCGGAAGCACGTAAAGATATAGTTGAACTATTAAAAGCCTGGAGCGTAACACCTACCGCTATGATCGATGTATCAGACGGCCTGGCATCCGAGGTATTGCATATCTGCACTCAAAGCAATAAGGGCTGCAACCTGTACGAAGAGAAGATCCCTATCGACCCGATGACCTACGAGACCGCCCGTGAGTTCAACCTCGATCCAACCATTTGCGCTTTAAGCGGCGGCGAGGATTATGAGTTGCTATTCACCATTAAACAAGCAGATTACGATAAGTTGAAGAATCATCCGGATATCAGCATCATTGGCCACATTACCGAAGCATCGGCCGGGCGTAACCTGATCACTAAAGCAGGTGCGGTACACGAGTTGAAAGCGCAGGGTTGGAACGCGTTTAAAAATTCGCAGGGCTAA
- a CDS encoding alpha-L-fucosidase codes for MMINYKKLLYGALVLSVAGLCLPAKAQNTGDEAGMQNQAKARDQKQIDKAVNGWWTASMKNHDARVAWWREARFGMFIHWGIYSLPGGEWKGKQVTGYAEHLMRKERIPRAEYLELAHKFNPVKFNADEWVRTAKRAGMKYMIITSKHHDGFAMYNSGVTDYNVVKQTAWHHDPMADLSAACKKYGLKFGFYYSHAFDWEHPDAPGNDWEYGNPGGDQKLFGGDNWYDVHPELLPKAIKYVNEKAIPQVQELIRLYHPDILWFDTPGKLPFSENLRVLEAIRAIDPNVVVNGRLARNGSMNYGDYQNTADRPAEFFPVEGDWEAIPTTNESYGYSKYDHSHKPASHFIRLVANSASRGGNLLLNIGPKGDGEFDAKDQQILDSIGKWMDVNAESIYKTTKTPLPFQNWGVSTRKGNLLYLQVFNWPKDGKLVIGGLKSDIKKAYLLSDASKKPLAIKRVDPMDVQLSVPANAPDQVSSVIVVETSGDIVTDPVRVLDAKDYANRMLAFDSDMRPGEFHFGDGKTGKYFIDRWNKKDKVVKWQFRLLTAAKYKVIIKYAADADNAGTYELSLGDLKKTGTVATNDKGDKIIDQTIGEVSLQPGTHTLKITPVEIQKQGLMKILEVALVPLKK; via the coding sequence ATGATGATCAACTACAAGAAACTGCTCTACGGCGCCCTTGTGCTGTCGGTGGCCGGCTTATGCTTACCCGCCAAAGCTCAAAACACCGGCGATGAAGCCGGCATGCAAAACCAGGCTAAAGCCCGCGACCAAAAACAAATAGACAAGGCTGTGAACGGCTGGTGGACCGCCAGTATGAAAAATCACGATGCCCGAGTAGCGTGGTGGCGCGAAGCCCGTTTCGGCATGTTTATCCACTGGGGTATCTACTCGCTGCCCGGTGGCGAGTGGAAGGGCAAACAGGTAACCGGTTATGCCGAACACCTGATGCGGAAAGAACGCATTCCCCGTGCCGAATACCTGGAGCTGGCCCACAAGTTTAACCCTGTAAAATTTAATGCCGATGAATGGGTGCGCACCGCTAAACGTGCCGGGATGAAGTACATGATCATCACTTCAAAGCATCATGATGGCTTCGCGATGTATAATTCGGGTGTTACGGATTATAACGTAGTAAAACAAACCGCCTGGCACCACGACCCAATGGCCGACCTGAGCGCGGCCTGCAAAAAATACGGCCTGAAGTTTGGCTTCTATTACTCGCACGCCTTTGACTGGGAGCACCCTGATGCGCCGGGCAACGATTGGGAATACGGTAACCCCGGCGGCGATCAGAAACTGTTCGGTGGCGATAACTGGTACGATGTGCACCCCGAGCTATTGCCAAAAGCCATTAAATATGTAAACGAGAAGGCTATCCCCCAGGTGCAGGAGTTGATTCGTTTATATCACCCCGATATCCTTTGGTTTGATACGCCGGGCAAATTGCCTTTCAGTGAGAATTTGCGTGTATTGGAAGCTATTCGCGCTATCGACCCAAATGTGGTAGTGAACGGCAGGCTGGCCCGCAACGGCAGCATGAATTACGGCGATTATCAAAACACCGCCGACCGCCCTGCCGAGTTCTTTCCGGTAGAGGGGGATTGGGAAGCGATACCGACAACTAACGAATCTTACGGGTATTCTAAATACGACCATAGCCATAAACCGGCCAGTCATTTTATCCGCCTGGTGGCTAACTCGGCTTCAAGAGGTGGAAATTTGTTGCTGAATATCGGTCCGAAGGGCGATGGCGAGTTCGATGCTAAAGACCAACAGATCCTGGACAGCATCGGCAAATGGATGGACGTAAATGCAGAAAGCATTTACAAAACCACCAAAACGCCGCTGCCGTTCCAAAATTGGGGTGTATCTACACGTAAAGGCAACCTGCTTTACCTACAGGTATTCAACTGGCCTAAAGATGGTAAACTGGTTATTGGTGGCTTAAAAAGCGATATCAAAAAAGCATATTTATTAAGCGATGCATCCAAAAAACCGCTGGCCATTAAACGTGTCGATCCGATGGATGTCCAACTGAGTGTCCCGGCCAACGCGCCTGACCAGGTAAGCAGCGTCATCGTTGTGGAAACAAGCGGCGATATTGTAACTGACCCGGTACGCGTTTTGGATGCAAAGGACTATGCCAACCGCATGCTGGCGTTCGATTCGGATATGAGGCCGGGCGAGTTCCATTTTGGTGATGGCAAAACCGGTAAGTATTTTATCGACCGCTGGAACAAAAAGGACAAGGTGGTAAAATGGCAGTTCAGGCTGCTGACAGCAGCAAAGTATAAAGTGATCATCAAGTACGCTGCCGATGCGGATAACGCTGGTACTTACGAATTAAGCCTGGGCGATCTGAAGAAGACCGGGACCGTAGCCACTAATGATAAAGGCGATAAGATCATCGACCAAACCATCGGCGAGGTGAGCCTGCAGCCGGGTACGCATACATTGAAGATCACTCCTGTAGAAATTCAAAAGCAGGGATTGATGAAAATATTGGAGGTTGCTTTAGTACCTTTGAAAAAATAG
- a CDS encoding glycoside hydrolase family 88 protein, which produces MKKKYILPILFVALTGTTAMAQDQTAKGFAFAAKQTDLMLKEVAEAKKTAKPDMASPRSLEKGELVLVPSKDWCSGFFPGELWFLYQYTEDPKWMTEAKAYTANIEQEKTNGGTHDMGFKVYSSVGNGYKLTKDPHYKEVLLEAAKTLATRFNPTVGCIKSWDNRKNWKFPVIIDNMLNLELLFEASKLSGDKTFYNIAVSHANTTMKNHFREDNSSFHVIDYDPETGKVLHKQTHQGYADGSAWARGQAWGLYGYTMCYRETKDKAYLQQAEKIAKFIFSNPNLPKDLVPYWDYNDPAIPNAPRDASAAAVTASALYELSTYSANGATYKSLADKIVKNLTDSYQAKPGEAKGYILLHSTGNKPANGEIDAPISYADYYYLEALLRQKGGVKYQ; this is translated from the coding sequence ATGAAGAAAAAATATATACTCCCTATCCTGTTTGTGGCCTTAACCGGCACTACAGCCATGGCGCAGGACCAAACAGCCAAAGGCTTTGCCTTTGCCGCCAAACAAACCGACCTGATGCTGAAAGAAGTGGCCGAAGCAAAGAAAACCGCCAAGCCCGATATGGCATCGCCCCGCTCGCTGGAGAAAGGCGAACTGGTGCTGGTGCCATCAAAGGACTGGTGCAGCGGCTTCTTCCCGGGCGAACTGTGGTTTTTATATCAATACACTGAAGATCCAAAATGGATGACTGAGGCCAAAGCCTATACAGCCAACATCGAACAGGAAAAAACTAACGGCGGCACGCACGATATGGGCTTTAAGGTTTACAGCAGTGTAGGCAACGGCTATAAACTAACCAAAGACCCGCATTATAAAGAGGTATTACTGGAAGCCGCCAAAACCCTGGCCACCCGTTTTAACCCAACGGTAGGCTGTATCAAATCGTGGGATAACCGCAAGAACTGGAAGTTCCCGGTGATCATTGATAATATGCTGAATTTGGAGCTACTGTTTGAGGCCAGTAAACTATCGGGCGATAAAACGTTTTATAACATCGCAGTTAGTCACGCCAATACGACCATGAAAAATCATTTCAGGGAGGATAACTCATCGTTCCATGTGATCGATTATGATCCGGAGACCGGCAAAGTGTTGCACAAGCAAACACACCAGGGCTACGCCGATGGTTCGGCCTGGGCGCGTGGACAAGCCTGGGGTTTGTACGGTTATACCATGTGCTACCGAGAAACCAAAGACAAAGCGTATTTGCAGCAGGCCGAAAAGATCGCCAAATTCATTTTTAGCAATCCTAACTTGCCTAAAGACCTGGTGCCATACTGGGATTATAACGATCCGGCCATTCCAAACGCTCCGCGCGATGCGTCGGCTGCTGCGGTAACTGCTTCGGCTTTGTACGAGTTGAGTACCTACAGCGCAAATGGCGCGACATACAAATCGCTTGCCGATAAAATTGTAAAGAACCTGACCGATAGCTATCAGGCAAAGCCCGGCGAAGCCAAAGGTTATATCCTGCTGCACAGCACCGGCAACAAACCGGCCAATGGCGAAATTGACGCGCCGATAAGCTATGCCGATTACTATTACCTGGAAGCCCTGTTAAGGCAAAAGGGCGGGGTGAAATATCAATAA
- a CDS encoding polysaccharide lyase 6 family protein gives MNRYCLIIVSAFIACVSASFARTRGHDHTIRSAAELAALNLQPGDRVILQAGDWNSQQLVFKGKGTKEAPITLISAEPGKTILKGNSNLLIDGQYLIVDGLNFTQGASQKKDVILFSKETSYCRLTNTAIVDFNTPDKKQDYKWVSLNGDHNRVDHCYIKGKTHQGTTLVVWVADKPNYHQIDHNFFDYRPDLGVNGGETIRIGTSQVSMDDSYTTVEDNIFYQCNGEMEVVSNKSGHNTIRNNLFYECVGTLTLREGNFADVYGNYMVGNGVKGTGGIRIIGEGHRVHHNYLTGLTGTGLKAAISVMDAIPNSALNGYMQVKGAVIRNNTIVNCAEAIEIGAGKRDDRGLPPMNIAIIGNVVLASDPIVYTDQPQGIKIKRNLLYNIKLPGDLPDGFDMRDPKLIRDGLNIYQPEDLRKIGAPALNNEQHQLFDGLGIGPTWHKGVPPIRVKL, from the coding sequence ATGAACCGTTATTGTTTAATTATTGTATCCGCCTTTATCGCTTGTGTCAGCGCATCTTTTGCACGGACGCGTGGGCATGATCATACCATCCGTTCGGCTGCTGAGTTAGCCGCGCTTAACCTGCAGCCCGGCGACCGCGTGATTTTGCAAGCGGGCGACTGGAACAGTCAGCAATTGGTGTTTAAAGGTAAAGGTACTAAGGAAGCGCCGATCACCTTAATTTCGGCAGAGCCGGGTAAAACCATCCTAAAGGGAAACTCCAACTTACTGATAGACGGCCAGTATCTGATAGTGGACGGCCTGAACTTTACCCAGGGGGCATCGCAAAAAAAGGATGTTATTCTGTTTAGTAAAGAAACCTCCTACTGTCGCCTGACCAACACGGCTATTGTTGATTTCAACACGCCCGATAAAAAACAGGATTACAAATGGGTATCGCTCAACGGCGATCATAACCGGGTAGACCATTGCTATATCAAGGGTAAAACCCACCAGGGTACCACGCTGGTTGTTTGGGTGGCCGATAAACCCAACTATCACCAGATAGACCATAACTTTTTTGATTACCGCCCAGATCTTGGCGTTAACGGCGGCGAAACCATCCGCATAGGCACCAGCCAGGTATCCATGGACGATTCGTACACCACGGTAGAGGATAACATCTTTTACCAGTGCAATGGCGAAATGGAAGTGGTCTCTAACAAATCGGGTCATAATACCATCCGTAATAATTTGTTTTACGAGTGTGTGGGCACCCTCACCCTGCGCGAGGGCAACTTTGCCGATGTGTATGGCAACTATATGGTTGGTAACGGCGTTAAGGGCACAGGTGGCATCCGCATTATTGGCGAGGGGCACCGGGTGCATCATAATTATTTAACCGGGCTGACGGGCACAGGACTAAAAGCAGCTATAAGCGTAATGGATGCCATACCCAATTCGGCATTGAACGGATACATGCAGGTGAAGGGTGCGGTAATCAGGAACAACACCATTGTTAACTGTGCCGAGGCCATTGAAATAGGCGCCGGCAAGCGCGACGACCGTGGCCTTCCGCCCATGAATATCGCTATTATTGGAAACGTTGTTTTGGCGTCGGACCCGATAGTTTATACCGATCAGCCGCAAGGGATCAAAATAAAAAGAAACCTCCTTTATAATATCAAACTGCCCGGAGATCTGCCTGATGGCTTTGACATGAGGGATCCGAAACTGATTCGTGATGGTTTGAATATCTATCAGCCCGAGGATCTCCGTAAGATCGGTGCGCCGGCCTTAAACAACGAGCAGCATCAGTTATTTGATGGTCTGGGCATTGGCCCAACCTGGCATAAGGGCGTTCCGCCGATCAGGGTGAAGTTGTAA
- a CDS encoding MFS transporter — MKRILPVIVISQFFCTSLWFAGNAIMGDIARQFNLEPGYLAHLTSAVQSGFITGTLIFAILSIADRFSPSRVFFFCAIIAALINMALCTRAINSSELITIRFMTGFFLAGIYPVGMKIAADHYEQGLGKSLGFLVGALVLGTAFPHFLKGMTAGLPWRYVIYATSTLATLGGVAMVLLVPDGPYRKAGQKLNFTGFLNGFRNSRFRAAAFGYFGHMWELYAFWVFVPVILAAYKINYPAARFNVSLLAFFIIASGSLACVFSGWISQRIGAKRTATVALTISCICCILSPLVLFIPATAVFIGFMFIWATSVIADSPMFSTIVARTAPAETKGTSLTIVNCIGFAITIISIQLINALRTDANAKYIYMLLGIGPVLGLIALFRDKE; from the coding sequence ATGAAGCGAATATTACCCGTAATTGTTATCTCCCAGTTTTTCTGTACGTCGCTATGGTTTGCGGGGAATGCTATTATGGGCGATATTGCCCGACAATTCAACCTGGAGCCCGGCTACCTTGCACATCTTACCAGCGCGGTGCAATCGGGCTTTATTACAGGTACGCTCATATTTGCCATATTGAGTATCGCCGACCGGTTTTCGCCTTCGCGCGTATTCTTTTTTTGCGCCATCATTGCCGCGCTGATCAACATGGCTTTATGCACCCGCGCCATCAACTCGTCCGAACTGATCACTATCCGCTTCATGACCGGCTTCTTCCTTGCCGGAATCTATCCCGTAGGCATGAAGATAGCAGCAGATCATTACGAACAGGGCCTGGGTAAATCATTAGGGTTTTTGGTAGGCGCGTTGGTTTTGGGTACAGCATTTCCGCACTTTTTAAAAGGCATGACCGCTGGCCTACCCTGGCGATACGTCATCTATGCCACATCAACATTAGCTACATTGGGCGGCGTAGCCATGGTATTACTGGTACCCGACGGCCCCTATCGTAAAGCCGGACAAAAACTCAACTTTACCGGTTTTTTAAATGGCTTTCGCAATAGCCGGTTCCGCGCCGCGGCATTTGGCTACTTCGGGCACATGTGGGAGTTGTATGCCTTTTGGGTATTTGTGCCGGTGATATTAGCGGCTTATAAAATCAACTACCCCGCGGCGCGATTTAATGTATCGCTGTTAGCTTTTTTCATCATCGCATCGGGCAGTTTGGCTTGTGTTTTCAGCGGATGGATCTCGCAGCGTATTGGTGCAAAGCGAACGGCGACTGTTGCATTAACGATATCGTGCATTTGCTGCATCCTGTCGCCCTTAGTGCTTTTCATTCCGGCAACGGCTGTATTTATCGGCTTTATGTTTATCTGGGCAACATCGGTCATTGCCGATTCGCCTATGTTCTCTACTATTGTAGCCCGCACTGCCCCCGCCGAAACCAAAGGCACGTCGCTTACTATTGTAAATTGTATCGGCTTTGCCATTACCATTATCAGTATACAATTGATCAACGCGCTGCGTACCGATGCTAACGCGAAATACATTTATATGCTGCTGGGTATTGGCCCGGTGCTGGGATTGATCGCCTTATTTAGGGATAAAGAATAG
- a CDS encoding ankyrin repeat domain-containing protein, which translates to MNKFIQAIRNLDHPAVEVLLEKDDKWLNYAEDGSKNALHYLGGVAVSDEAKADTSLQILKLLLSKGMDMNSVHQIKDGGCFFPATPLWYAYTRGRNKLLYAYLLSAGANPQNCMFAIAWYNDVEAAALFKQHGADIEALAGEDTPFLGAFHWRRFEVAEWFLQNGANVNHPRGDGNTALFYAVKRKYKPEQVQLLLRYGADPDHENHAGISPRKLAEANRQMKLLGMFNAK; encoded by the coding sequence ATGAATAAGTTTATACAAGCGATCAGAAATTTAGATCATCCTGCAGTGGAGGTATTGCTGGAAAAGGATGATAAATGGTTAAACTATGCCGAGGATGGTAGCAAGAACGCACTCCATTATTTGGGCGGCGTAGCAGTAAGCGACGAGGCAAAAGCCGATACCAGTTTACAGATCCTAAAATTACTTTTAAGCAAAGGGATGGATATGAACAGTGTTCATCAAATTAAGGATGGCGGCTGCTTTTTTCCGGCTACGCCGCTTTGGTATGCTTACACCCGCGGACGTAATAAATTACTGTATGCTTACCTGCTGTCGGCAGGGGCCAACCCGCAAAACTGCATGTTTGCCATTGCCTGGTATAACGATGTGGAAGCCGCCGCGTTGTTTAAACAGCACGGCGCCGATATTGAAGCATTGGCAGGAGAGGATACACCATTCCTCGGGGCTTTTCACTGGCGGCGATTTGAGGTAGCAGAATGGTTTTTGCAAAATGGGGCCAATGTAAACCATCCCCGCGGCGACGGCAATACCGCGCTGTTTTATGCTGTTAAACGAAAATATAAACCCGAACAGGTGCAACTGCTGCTGCGGTACGGCGCCGATCCCGACCATGAAAACCATGCGGGCATATCTCCCCGCAAACTGGCGGAAGCTAACCGGCAAATGAAGTTATTGGGGATGTTTAATGCGAAGTAG